A window of Aliarcobacter trophiarum LMG 25534 contains these coding sequences:
- a CDS encoding Kae1-like domain-containing protein — protein MKLIYKIEYNSTSFYFKRLIDEVINYSNINANTKQYFGFILIFIDDELKNIEKLFSNLETNLPYSMFLKKSYLIEDFDENDKELEDKNIKENFEILTNIKVKRILENSNFDYLSQIVELNKNKLIEFEELKLFLPNKEIIKEFLKSDLEIKLLLINSRVLNDLFIIENDELNLLCSIERPLVKLKLKNIDENISKSGYIFTRVVNSFKEVELSKALKEQNIDYILYTTKKDELKASSFEGVNLIICDDETLYPKYDYKKDIVFNSSSEYLNSFSNIYNAVLHEHNLLDKNSIGAYFSLNSKNSFVDIRVVNEEEKRVIYIPDIESNMNQILEDISCMDENCRRLVDNFLKKFPYTKDIKLSQNSGFYTILETITKLLNLEEVKDFEDLALNSGYVDALQIDMKLIKIDNKNYLDYRRVIQSVMSYKMADVSNEILSFSFYEFLGEFLIDYLREIARKTKAKDIVLCGNIFSNRQIFHKVYKELSKKYNIILPKEYAMDYI, from the coding sequence AACTTCTTTTTATTTTAAAAGATTAATAGATGAGGTTATAAATTACTCAAATATAAATGCAAATACAAAACAATATTTTGGGTTTATTCTAATATTTATTGATGATGAGCTTAAAAATATTGAAAAGCTTTTCTCAAATTTAGAGACAAATCTTCCTTATTCTATGTTTTTAAAGAAATCTTACTTGATTGAAGATTTCGATGAAAATGACAAAGAATTAGAAGATAAAAATATAAAAGAGAATTTTGAGATTTTAACAAATATAAAAGTTAAAAGAATTTTAGAAAATTCTAATTTTGATTATTTAAGCCAAATTGTAGAGTTAAACAAAAATAAGCTTATTGAGTTTGAAGAGTTAAAATTATTTTTACCAAATAAAGAGATAATAAAAGAGTTTTTAAAGAGTGATCTAGAGATAAAATTGTTACTTATAAATAGTAGAGTTTTAAATGATTTATTTATTATAGAAAATGATGAACTAAATCTTTTATGTTCAATTGAAAGACCTTTAGTTAAATTAAAACTAAAAAATATAGATGAAAATATTTCAAAGAGTGGTTATATTTTTACAAGAGTTGTAAACTCTTTTAAAGAAGTTGAGCTGTCAAAAGCATTAAAAGAACAAAATATTGATTATATTTTATATACAACTAAAAAAGATGAGTTAAAAGCCTCTAGTTTTGAAGGAGTAAATCTCATTATTTGTGATGATGAAACTTTGTATCCAAAATATGATTATAAAAAAGATATAGTTTTTAATTCAAGTAGTGAATATTTAAACTCTTTTTCAAATATTTATAATGCAGTTTTACATGAGCATAATCTTTTAGATAAAAACTCTATTGGAGCTTATTTTTCATTGAATTCTAAAAATAGTTTTGTAGATATAAGAGTTGTAAATGAAGAAGAAAAAAGAGTAATATATATTCCAGATATTGAATCTAATATGAACCAAATTTTGGAAGATATATCTTGTATGGATGAAAATTGTAGAAGGTTGGTTGATAACTTTTTAAAGAAATTTCCTTATACGAAAGATATAAAACTTTCACAAAACAGTGGTTTTTATACTATCCTAGAAACTATAACTAAACTTTTAAACTTAGAAGAAGTAAAAGATTTTGAAGATTTAGCTCTAAATAGTGGCTATGTTGATGCTTTACAAATTGATATGAAATTAATTAAAATTGATAATAAAAACTATTTAGATTATAGAAGAGTTATTCAATCAGTTATGTCGTATAAAATGGCGGATGTTTCAAATGAGATACTTAGTTTCTCTTTTTATGAATTTTTAGGTGAATTTTTAATAGATTACTTAAGAGAAATAGCAAGAAAAACAAAAGCAAAAGATATAGTTTTATGTGGGAATATTTTTTCAAATAGACAAATTTTCCATAAGGTTTATAAAGAACTTAGTAAAAAATATAATATAATCTTACCAAAAGAGTATGCAATGGATTACATATAA
- the hypF gene encoding carbamoyltransferase HypF — MSKKIRVYGTVQGVGFRPFVYNLAIKHNLYGYVNNDNIGVNIEVFGETNDIFSFLEELKNNPPPLAVIDDIKIEDSNKQFSEFKIENSNSSDNKTTTIPSDIAICEDCIDDIFDKNNFRYLYPLTNCTNCGPRYSITKTIPYDRENSALKDFYLCKKCQNEFENPINRRYHAQAISCDECGPTTFLYNNNKTLIASKIDAINLASKYINDGKILAIKSMGGFHIVCDASNNKTIIKLREFKKRATKPFAVMFKDINFLKEYAICSQIEENILSSKQRPIVLLEKKDNRDLLNLVAPNIKRIGCFLPNSALHYILFENLFKPIIATSANLKGEPIITAKEDIFLKLNNLVDFVLDYNREILNSCDDSIVQVTTDEKIIKLRNSRGYAPNSLKVNSRFSKKILSLGANQKSTFSIAFDNKIITTPYLGDLDSIASIENYKKTVENFLCFYDFTPEIIVCDKHPKYESTKFAFELKHKNPNLKLVQVQHHYAHVLAVLAENSIKEDVLAFVFDGTGYGDDKNIWGGEVFIANSKEYKRAYHLKYFKLLGGELAIKEPKRVALSLLFDSFTLEEVLNLNLSCLNLFEKEEIKTLYTLWQKSLNSPLTSSLGRLFDAVCSLANILHIQEYEGETGLCIENLYNENIKEFFSYEIVDNIIDFSKMIKEIVKEESKKDKKAIASKFINTVVNMVIDISNSYKGMPIILCGGVFQNRTLVEILLKELNKMNRDVYLGEKYSPNDEAISLGQVYFQL, encoded by the coding sequence ATAAGTAAGAAAATAAGAGTTTATGGAACTGTTCAAGGGGTTGGATTTCGTCCTTTTGTATATAATTTAGCAATAAAACACAATCTTTATGGTTATGTAAATAATGATAATATTGGCGTAAATATAGAAGTCTTTGGAGAGACTAATGATATTTTTAGTTTTTTAGAAGAGTTAAAAAATAATCCTCCACCTCTTGCTGTTATTGATGATATTAAAATAGAAGATTCGAATAAACAATTTTCTGAGTTTAAAATAGAAAATAGTAATAGTTCTGATAATAAAACAACTACAATTCCTAGTGATATAGCTATTTGTGAAGATTGTATAGATGATATTTTTGATAAAAATAATTTTAGATATTTATACCCTTTGACAAACTGTACAAATTGTGGTCCTAGATACTCCATAACCAAAACTATTCCTTATGATAGAGAAAACAGTGCTTTAAAGGATTTTTATCTTTGTAAAAAGTGTCAAAATGAGTTTGAAAATCCAATAAATAGGAGATACCATGCACAAGCAATTTCATGTGATGAGTGTGGACCAACAACTTTTTTATATAACAATAATAAAACTTTAATTGCATCAAAAATAGATGCTATAAATTTAGCTTCAAAATATATAAATGATGGAAAAATTTTAGCAATAAAAAGTATGGGAGGATTTCATATAGTTTGTGATGCCTCAAATAATAAAACTATAATAAAGCTAAGAGAGTTTAAGAAAAGGGCTACAAAACCTTTTGCTGTTATGTTTAAAGATATAAATTTCTTAAAAGAGTATGCTATATGTTCACAAATAGAGGAAAATATTTTAAGTTCAAAACAAAGACCAATAGTTTTATTAGAAAAAAAAGATAATAGAGATTTATTAAATCTTGTAGCCCCAAATATAAAAAGAATTGGTTGTTTCTTACCAAATAGTGCTTTACACTATATTTTATTTGAAAACCTATTTAAGCCAATTATTGCAACTAGTGCAAATTTAAAAGGTGAACCAATAATCACAGCAAAAGAGGATATTTTTTTAAAACTGAATAATTTAGTTGATTTTGTACTTGATTATAATAGAGAGATATTAAATAGTTGTGATGATTCAATAGTGCAAGTTACTACTGATGAAAAAATAATAAAACTTAGAAATAGTAGAGGCTATGCTCCAAATAGTTTAAAAGTCAATAGTAGATTTAGTAAGAAAATATTAAGTTTAGGTGCAAATCAAAAATCAACTTTTAGTATAGCTTTTGATAATAAAATTATTACAACTCCATATTTGGGGGATTTAGATTCTATTGCTTCAATAGAAAACTATAAAAAAACCGTAGAAAATTTCCTCTGTTTCTATGATTTTACACCTGAAATTATTGTCTGTGATAAACATCCAAAATATGAGAGTACAAAATTTGCTTTTGAGTTAAAGCATAAAAATCCAAATTTAAAATTAGTTCAAGTACAACATCACTATGCACATGTTTTGGCAGTTTTAGCAGAAAACTCTATAAAAGAAGATGTTTTAGCCTTTGTTTTTGATGGGACAGGATATGGGGATGATAAAAATATTTGGGGAGGCGAAGTATTTATTGCAAATTCAAAAGAGTATAAAAGAGCTTATCATCTAAAATATTTTAAACTTTTAGGGGGAGAACTAGCTATAAAAGAGCCAAAAAGAGTTGCATTATCACTGCTTTTTGATAGTTTTACATTAGAAGAAGTTTTAAATTTAAATCTATCTTGCTTGAATTTATTTGAAAAAGAAGAGATAAAAACATTATATACACTTTGGCAGAAAAGTTTAAACTCACCACTTACAAGCTCTCTTGGGAGATTGTTTGATGCAGTTTGTTCACTTGCTAATATTTTACATATACAAGAGTATGAAGGAGAAACTGGTCTTTGTATAGAAAATTTATATAATGAGAATATAAAAGAGTTTTTCTCTTATGAGATTGTCGATAATATTATTGATTTTTCAAAAATGATAAAAGAGATTGTAAAAGAAGAGAGTAAAAAAGATAAAAAAGCTATTGCTTCAAAATTTATAAATACAGTTGTAAATATGGTTATTGATATTTCCAATAGTTATAAAGGGATGCCAATAATTTTATGTGGTGGAGTATTTCAAAACAGAACTTTAGTGGAGATTTTATTAAAAGAGCTTAATAAAATGAATAGAGATGTTTATTTAGGAGAGAAATATAGCCCAAATGATGAAGCTATAAGTTTGGGTCAAGTATATTTCCAATTATAA